The sequence ttacaaatattcttggttttaatagaatattataatattgactggctttaaaatatatcctatggtgctatgctgagcagtgcaaaggttttgaaagatacaaaaggccctgtattggagttgtaaacttacacttttaaggtataatattgtctaaattgtgttaatgatgtttaattggttgctgatacaattaaatctgatacaatgaatgtgaaatccaggtatattgctgtcattagtgtcacaattcaacattttcaacattaaagaaatgctgacagcctactaaatttttacttcagctgacctccttgtcttaaagcaaatcagaaaagaagtgatttagacaagtgtgtgctagactgctcttgtagccaacaatcccctctctaccctttgggaattgaactgttatatgatccttggtgatgtaaattatgaaaacctctttctttggttggtcttgatgcggccttgactcctttaagactcggtctcgactcagacttgcttcctaaaagactcggtcgttGTCAAACCAACagtctcaaccccccccccccccatcgtagggcagtggcggcgatgcggcggggacgctacggcaacgcccccttcccctggacagacaccaccttaactaacaaattttctgggggaaaccctggcATAAATCCGGACTTGTATTCACAACGATTATTGAGGCTAAAAGTAGCTGGCAGATTAAGAGAAACTCTTAAAAAGAAGGgatttagtagtagtagtagtagtagtagtagtagtaattagtagaagtagtagtagtaattcACAACTTTCATAAGATTTGACTTAATGAGACAGAAATAGGACAGAACAGCTAAACAGTACATCTATGGCTCACATTTTCTGTTAAAAGCTGCACTCCCCTCCCACCCTAGTGAACAGAGGGCCATTCAAACATCTGACACTCACAAAGAAAAAGGGTTGACAAGTCAACAGCTCAGTAGGATACAGAACTGACACCATGCTGTGAAGAGAGGTGTGAAACATCTGGCTACTCTGATGTTAAAGGTCTCCACAAGTCATCAGACCCTTTGACTCTAACATCCCATGATATAGGTGTGAGCcctcagaagagagagagagagaggtgtgtgtgtgtgtgtgagagtgtgtgtgtgtggcctaccGATCATTCTCATGGCTTCGGCTGCGCCTGCGCCTTCCATATGATCGTGAGCTGCAACAGGAAAAACACAGAGTGAAATCCCACTGAGGTTGATTACAAACACTCAGAGTGCTtaacaggaagagagtgggagaggtagATGGGGTGGAATAGGGAAATGATTGCTGCTTGGATTCAAACCCCTGAGCACTTGAAGCTTGGAagctgtagcctaggcctagcttAGGCTATGGCCTTTCGGAcatggagactgtgtgtgtgtgtgtgtgtgtgtgttgttcttacTCTCTGGGGCTCTCTGAGCGGCGGGGCCTGCGCTCGTACGAAGGGCTTCGAGAGCGGCGACGCTCGTAGCTGCGGCTGCGGGAGCGCCTACGCCTGCCGTCGCGATCATGGTCGTCATAGCGCGAGAAGCTGCGCGGAGAGTGCCGCTCCTTTGTCTTCATCTGGCCTGGGGCTGCAGGGAGATGACGACGTTACACACAGgaggacattacatttagatttagcagacgctttttaaccaaagccacttacaaTATTAATTACATTACAAGGGCCCTTGTCATCGGAGCAACTCTGGGttgagtgccttgctcaaggacacaacggtggaagccaggaactgaacccacaacttttctggcTACTAACCACCATCCCATATATTACATCCCCATGCATGCAAACAGGTTGTGTGACCCAAATCAATGGTAGTGCTATTGTAAACAAGGAGAATGTGCTCAACAGAACATTCTCTGCTATGAAAACATTTCATAATGTTATTGAAACACATTTGGACAAATTTCTGCTCCATAACCCTGGCTTTATATTTTTGCAAAGACTCACTTTTGCGATCTCCTTGGGCAAACTGGATCTCAATCTGGCGGCCACACACCCACTTGCGGTCCAGGTTGTGCAGAGCATCTTCGGCGTCGCGCACGTCTTCAAACTTGCTGCTGGGGTTAAGGTTTTGCATTGGGACAAAAGGAGTGGTGTAGTGCTAATAGAGAATAATGGGGTtcagggtgggggggagggactACCATCTTGACGAAAAGCATTTCAGCTTTACTGCTATTAATTTACATGGCAGTCAGTGGCAGACGCACAAGAAAGGGTATAGTGACATGCTAGATAGAGTCATCACTacacaagcaaaacaaaataCCACTGGAGGCTTATAAAAGCGATGACAGGGTGTTAAGGCTTatgcataaatatatatatatttctctgACTTGTTTTGTGATGTTCAAACAGCTACAAGATAAAATCAGCCTTTTTTTGATTTGTATAAATGGTAAATCAAAATTAAAAAAGGGAAATGTGAATATTTAAAAGGGAAACAGTTTTTGTTTGATGTAAATGCATTCGCTCTAGCTTGGGTAGGATACAAAATTAAGACTTGTTACCTTTTATatgcttgacctttgaccttcagCTTGACCTTTATGCTGTTTACGTGCTTCCCAGAGGACCTTGGGAGGGGGCTTGAATTTCCTGCTTGACTTTCTCCCCATAatttctgttcttttctctttGGCACATATCGAAGCCTTGACGCCCACTCTGGTCCCCTTTTTGTTCCTCTTTGAATCTTCAAGCTTTAACTTTTCTCTTTCATCTTTTCCCTTCTACTTCTTGACGCCTGAATCCTTACGGTCTCTTTGGGGCTTGAATCTACTCTACACCGGTCTTTACACGATCTTTGTTGGGAGGGTGTCCAGAACTGTATGTCTTTACATTTTCTGAGGCAACAACAGAAGAAATTGCAGTTAGGAGCCATTGCCAAAATGTAATGCAAATATAATGATGTTAACATTCCCTTTTCACCCACAATGGTCATTCATGATGCGGTATACGGGTCTTACATGGTACAATATAAAGGGCAATCCACCTTTTCATGCAAAATTCAGGAATCACACTGAGAAGGTATCAGAGGCTACAAAGGATATTGAATGTATGCAAATCCTCTTGCCCGACGAGTGTGGAAGTCAACAGGAATGTAGACATCTACAATAGGCCCATACCGACCAAACTCACGACGCAAATCCTCTGGCCTAAAGTACCGTGAAATAACAGGACATTCACTCAACTGGCTAAAACATAAAAAACCCTTAAGGCAGTTTCTGTAAAAGTGGTCTTATGAGATGGACCCCAACAACCTGTAAACATGTTAGATTTCACAGAAATCACGTCACTCACACATAGGGTAAGaattgtaaataaacaaacacagagacacttcAACTAGGAGTATGTTTAGAAGTCGGAAGGGTCTGAATTCTTTCTCCgcaaaaatgtattaaaccaAGCTCGTATTACACGGATAGGCGCAAGCTAGGTTTCTAAGTTGTGCGCAAATGATTAATTTGATACGCGGTAAAGATACTATACATTATACAATATTCGGGGATGACATCTAGgtcagactaaattagacaaaAAGTTATCAAACCCCGCCCACCCCTACAAGTGTCTACGCGATCGAAATGCCAATGCTGGTTCTATTTTAGGACGCTTGTGTGCCACTTTGCCAAATACAGGCACAACGGTACTTGCGACTGATTTTTGTCAAGACCTATCGTAAGTAAACATGAGTAGGTAGATTAATATAGCCGCATCGTACTTGATGCAAGtgcaataataacaacaacatctTAAAACTAAATGTTCCCCACTTCCATTCCAGGGTTGCCATGGAACTCAAAACAGTTAATGTTTTAGTGTAAAATGTTAACCTTTTGGATTAGCCAACATGGCTTGAAACGGAAGACCAGCACATAATAGCCAGAGGAAATATCCGACAATAATGTTAACTGGACAAAGTTAATAATACTTGTGCTCCCAAACTGAGCTAATTTTCAAAAACACAAATTTTACGGTTGTGTAGCAATGCACGTTGACCAAACTAAACAAACCGTAGCTAGACTATGTCATTAGCAAGCTAGCAGCTATAGCTAGCTAACGTAGCTTTTCTAGCTAACGTTAGGCAAGCTATCTCTAGTTTCACTATACCGTTACGATTTCCGCAGTAATCGGATCACTGTATATAAACATAAGCTAAATGTAAGTATTCTTATCGAAATAATACAATTGGGAGATGTAATAGTTAGCGTGAGTATCTGACTTCGCAACGACATCGACGTGTGGAAATTATTCACTTAACGTTAACGTCTGACTTGTTTCTGTTTTAGCTGCTAGCTAATATGGAGGCCCCCAACGCTGAGCCAGTCTGCACTCTGCACAGGTGTGCAAGCTAACATTATCGAAACTATCGTCTCAGTTCGGTACATTTGGCTTAATCATATTGCAAGGTCTTACCTGGATTCGTCAGAAATGTTCCTGATGAAGAGAGATGTATTTGGTGGCCTTAGGTATCTGGCCATTGTTAATATTCTTTAATCCTCACAAATTCAGGAAAGCAGGGACAAGCACCTAGCACACGTCGCCACCGTCAATTGTGCCCTCGACGCATGCGCAAACAGAGTGCATCCACCACGTCACTAGAtcatatcaaaaccaaagtcCTTTCAGGCAAAACCCAAACCACGCCTCTTGCCTGACGTGCTTTGGAGCCAACAAGGCTATTTTTGGTTTTTGGTTTATGTCGTTATCATTTTAAGTTTATGTAATTAACTTGCATTAGTTCTCTAGAGAAATAATGTCAAGAGGGAGAAACACACTTGCGCACGGACTTCTAGGCTCATGTTTTGTTAATTGTGTGAGAAATCTGgaagaagtaggcctaggcccaGAGCTAAAATATAagaacatctgttttttttcatatggattttttatttgattttttaatgaataaatacaaaGGTCACTTTTGTGTCATATGCCAAAGTTTATTTAAATATCATCCTGAAAAGTCCTCCGAAAATTCTCATACTTTCTTGCTCTTCCTGACCATGGTTACTCCTCCTACTGTCATGTTCTGCAGAGGAAACAAAGTGATGGAGTTAACAAATGATGGCAATAAGTGTTTGACTGAATTAGATTAGTTTAAAAAGTGACACTGACCTCTACCATCTCTCCCCCAACAATTTCCTGATCATGAGAGAACTTCTCTGTCTTACAGACGAGTTTCCCTCCCTGCATCTGGACAGTGCACTGCCAACACACAGGTGAAAACAGAATTAAAAAGGGACAGTATATGAGGGAGCTAAATTGACATTCATTTCTTTTACAGATATTCAGTTACCAATTTGGTCTTAAAATGTACAAATAATATGCCATCAACATTATGCCAAGTAACATGATCACATCAAGTATCATACATTTATCAGGTCCTttgtcttttctgtttttgcTTTTTGCATCAAGTATCTGAATTCACTCCACCACATCTTAACAATACAATACCTTGATCTTCTTCCCATCCATGGTAGTGATATCGGCCTCTTTGCCAATGGTGAAGGAGTTGGTTACAGACTGGTGAGGGGTTTTTGAGGTGATGACAAAGTCGTTGCCAGCCTGCTTGATCTCAGTTATAGGTTTGATGTCCTTGGCCATTTTGATGACATCGTCGGGTAGAGCTAAATAGGGAGATAAACACTTAGAGGAGGCACTGAATATTTTCATCACCCAGTTCATTTGGAGCTCAAACCATTAGGTGTCACTGGTGTCACATAAAATAGAAGCAAGGATTGTGTGAGCAGAGGTGGTTGAAGTTGCTCAAGAATGTTTTGTATTATTCTGCACTgaatactgtatgcacatgccCTGCAAGTATATTTATAGCTGTTGTAACTCCGACTTTGTTAACACAGGGCATCTGAACACAAAACAGTTTTGTACAATTTTCTTCACAATTTGGGTGTTTTATTTAACTTTAGAACACATGTGTATTCCCGGTCAAAGATGACTGACCATTAGAAATTGTGAAAATGGTCATTGTATATTAGTTGATTCCaggcacatatatatatttatcagATGGACTGTATCTGTACTTCtgtacgttcacacacacacacacacacacacacacacacacacacacacacacacacacacacacacacgcacgcacgcacgcacgcacacacacacacacacacacacacacacacttacacacacacacacacacacacacacacacacacacacacacacacacacacacacacacacacaccctcactccccctctctggcTCTATGCTAGCCCCCCTCTGGAGCCTTTCCTCATATCTTCCCCTTTCTGATTGagttcaggtcaatgaggcctgatggccataaatagcaaatgATGTTCAAAACGTAATATCCAACAGAGCTTAAGTTGATACGAAGGTCGATCAAAATGACCTTTATCAAAGGTCTGATGATATATGTGTTACTATGGATTCATAACAAGTTATTATGCAGCGGTAGTTTTTGACTGCATGGGAACACAAAATTAATAAGCATAAaaggaacacaacaggagggttaaacaCATTCTGTAACCAAATGACAGTACTGTACTTAAGACTTACAGAGGGCTTTGAGGAAGTTCTCGTAGTTCTCCTGTGTGTACACTTGCCATGTTCCGTTGAAGGCCATATTGGATTGCGGTTAATTTCCCCCTTTGAGTTTTCCCTTCACCAAATGGGTCAGAGCCTGAGACAGCTGTGTGAAGCCCAACACAATGTGAAGACGAGCAGGCCAGTGGGCCCTACTTATACCAGCTGGGTGTACCTCTCAAAGTGCATCTAATCATTAACGCTTAAACTCTTTGGAGTGGCCTTTGTTTGAACAACCCAGAGTTCGCTTGCTCACCCCCCTCTGCACAGCTCCGATTCCCAGCGCAATAAAGGAACTCTGAAGTTCATTAAATTATTCATCTATAATTAATACGTCTAATCATTCAAACAAGTTTACATATAGGATCTATTCCTGAGACCTGAGGATTTGCATGCATACACTTGAAACATGATCCATAAGCATCACAAAGCTCACAAAAGAATAGGTGACATGAAAATCTGATGGTTGTGTGCACGTGCAGCAGTAACTGCAGTGCAGAGGGACtccacacattcacccattgATGTTTATTCAAGAGCTTAAATTGTTGTAGTGTGGTCTTTTTTTtgcttatttattcattctttttctccCACAAGGCAACATTTCATGCAAGGGAAATGTAACCCCAAACTTGAGGCTATGCCTGGGAAATcaatggttaaaatgaccacACATGGGTGAATGACACAGAGGACTGTTTGCTTACTATTTGCACAAAATACATAGGATTGCATAATGAATACATCAAGTATGCCTTAAGCATTATGAAATGCTGTAATATCAGCTGTAATATCCTAAAGTAGAGACAGGGTGAGAGTTTAATGTAGATCTATTTTGAAATGACTTTCTTCACACAGTTTAAGAGAAGATGATGAATGACTATGTGTCTCTTGGCCTACAGCACAGAATGTCCTCCACACATGATTACATTTGTGGCCAATTTCACAGGCTGCTGTGCATACATTATGGTGACTTAGAGACATGTGTAGTGTCAGATATCCTGTGTAATGGTCTATAATATATGACTAACATGAAAAGCATAATGAAATATCAATCGTGGAGTAATTGGATTTCTGAATGAGGGCAATAGTTATGGTAAGCATGTGGGTTTCTTTTTCATCATTGTATGTTTTGGACATACAGTCTacggcagtggttctcaaactgtggcaCGGGTACCAGTGGTGGTATGCAGACTTTCTGTTGTGGTAGCCTACtcagtctccaagatgtttatttatttatttatttttcatgaaGATTTAAAATAAACACttcaaattatatatatataaaaaaatgaaacaaatattacatttagactagtttttttttatctttcttgaaaaacgaatcaaaacagtatgtacaatgaaaaatatatttaaataggaCTATGCTACCGTATTTCAATGCCGGTCATAATGGGGGTACTTGAagagtcaattgttctctgaggtggtactcattgtaaaAAGTTTGAGAATCACTGGTCTACGGTATGCTGCCAGTCGTGCTCACACCTCCCGGTGTCAGCGAGACCAGAGGCTGTTTTACATACACAATTGTATCTAATGTATTTGAATTCAGCAGAATTTGTACTGGTGGGTTCTGCTTTGTACTTTGATCCTTCAGAATACGTTTGTTTGTCAAAAGGTAATAGAaaagcacattctctctcatttttgttCTTATTGGGatggagaaaaacaaataatatgtatatattttttgtaattattatttttatttgggTGTTGCTGTCAAAAACCAATGCACCGTAACACAAACAAGCAATAATGTAAGAGGTGCATCTGTTTCctaatgattttttttcatgaaaGCTACTATGAAGATGCCAAAGAGCAGACACTACAGCTCCACTGCATCAGAGCGAGGCTTTTCCCCGTGCTTATAAACACTCACGGTCACATTAACCGTTTCAGTGCCATACTGGTTGCGTACAAAGATGCTATAGTTGCCAGAGTCTTCCATAGTGACTTTGTTGATGGTGAGGGTGGAGCACTTGTGCTCCTTAGCGACGTGGAACTGGTCTCTGGTGACTACTTCTCTGTCGTTCTTCAGCCAGAACATCTCTGGCGctggttccccgtcagcaaagCAGGTGAGGCACAGGGACTGTTATagtggatagatagataagaaGAGATAAATCACGATTGAGATCACCGTAAAAACACTGCGGAAATGTGAACAATAGTATTATAATCTTTTGTCTTCTGCAGAACTGTAAAGAGTTTATAAAATAATGGTTCATAttacaaatataaatatatttatataaataatGCCTTGTGTTCTGGAAGTGTCCTTGAGTCCCATGTAGTCAAGGTCGATTTTCAAAGAAAGAATTTCACAGCAAATGTATTGTACATGGCCAGCTTCGACTCATTTTTATGCTATAAATGGATGTAATCCATTTCACACTTGAACTTCTCATTCCAAGAACTGCAAgtctcacacagacatgaaatGGTTCATTAAATTTCCACATCGCACCTTTTCCTCCTTGATGGCCACCACATCAGGCAGGCCCTTGGTTACTCGAGCTCGGTCTGCGGGGAGGCGAATTAAGAAGGATTACATTAGACATCTGCAGTGCTCCCACTTAGCTGCTTCGCAGCGCAGATTATATAAGAGCAGGAATGACTGCATATATTACATAAACTGGGACTTACTTCGCTCGGCCACCGCAACTTGCCTGAAGAGAGGAATGAATCACACAATTAATACCCATTCCGCTAAACAGCACattggcatggcatggcactccagcaaaaaaatcaaacaagGATAGCGTCATCTAATAAGGACATGCAGTAAAATACTTGaaatcacacacaggcaggcatacATCAGACACACTAGTCAACAGGACTACCAATGTGAACATGCAAAGCATGGAAGCTAGCTTACTTCAGTCTCTGGTATTCCAACATGGCATCATCAAATGCTtcaaaaagagaaacagagagagagagagagagatcaagtgtgtgtttcaaaATGTGATTGCCTATAATGGCCATCATATTTATAGTCATCTGCCCAGTCATTTTCAAATGGGATATTAACCATAGCTTATGCCATGCTGAGGCTCATTACCTTGGCCAGACAGGTCCAGTGACCGTTTGTGAGTGTCCACACCATCGAACATCTCCAGAAAGTACTTCCCCTTATCGCTCTCAGTAGGTTGGAAGATCTCGATCCACAGCTTCAGCATGCTGCTTCCAGGCTTTGTCCTCTCCTCCAGAtcaatcctcctctccctgagGCCGACGACAACACAACATGCTGTTCAAGATGGTATAAGCAGAGTAGCCGGCCGCACACTCTGATCTTTTGATGACCGACGTTTCGGCAGACAGCCTTTATCAAGGTTCAGAAAAGGCTGTGTACCGAAACATCGGccattaaaaaatgtaaaataattagaaaattcacattcatattcacataTAAAAAGATGTGCTTAATGCCTTAGTGATACAGTGATATTGTTAAGACGCACAAGTAGATCTCATTGAGAAATGCCACAGCAGGACAGTGTTGGACAGGGAAGGCTGGCAACAGATTGATCGTCGTGTCACGTTTTGCCTGTCAACACTCAAGGCTTTGAATCGTAGAGATGCCTGAATGGGTGTACTCACTTGAAGTGCCAGCTGGTCTTCAGGTAGCTCAGGTAATACTTCAGGGAACAGTAGAGCTTGAAGCCTTCGGCAGTGCACTGGATCCTCATTGGACTAGCAGACAGGGCTGCACAACAGATAAGACatgagaggacacacactcaaagaaatacaccacacacacacacacacacctcacacacacccgtacacacacacacacacacacacacacacatacacacacacacacacaaacacaaacacatgcacgcacgcacgcacactgacacacac comes from Sardina pilchardus chromosome 6, fSarPil1.1, whole genome shotgun sequence and encodes:
- the srsf10a gene encoding serine/arginine-rich splicing factor 10 isoform X3 translates to MQNLNPSSKFEDVRDAEDALHNLDRKWVCGRQIEIQFAQGDRKTPGQMKTKERHSPRSFSRYDDHDRDGRRRRSRSRSYERRRSRSPSYERRPRRSESPRDSRSYGRRRRSRSHENDRYRPPQREHHRAHRGGPASRSRSPSHSPSADRFKAKGRRSHSPSKSPSPAVDDFRPTSGSRDSQKESHVRSPSRSCSRSVSRSRSRSRSWAGRKSGGH
- the srsf10a gene encoding serine/arginine-rich splicing factor 10 isoform X2, coding for MARYLRPPNTSLFIRNISDESRPEDLRREFGRYGPIVDVYIPVDFHTRRARGFAYIQFEDVRDAEDALHNLDRKWVCGRQIEIQFAQGDRKTPGQMKTKERHSPRSFSRYDDHDRDGRRRRSRSRSYERRRSRSPSYERRPRRSESPREYRPPQREHHRAHRGGPASRSRSPSHSPSADRFKAKGRRSHSPSKSPSPAVDDFRPTSGSRDSQKESHVRSPSRSCSRSVSRSRSRSRSWAGRKSGGH
- the fabp10a gene encoding fatty acid-binding protein 10-A, liver basic; amino-acid sequence: MAFNGTWQVYTQENYENFLKALSLPDDVIKMAKDIKPITEIKQAGNDFVITSKTPHQSVTNSFTIGKEADITTMDGKKIKCTVQMQGGKLVCKTEKFSHDQEIVGGEMVENMTVGGVTMVRKSKKV
- the srsf10a gene encoding serine/arginine-rich splicing factor 10 isoform X1 yields the protein MARYLRPPNTSLFIRNISDESRPEDLRREFGRYGPIVDVYIPVDFHTRRARGFAYIQFEDVRDAEDALHNLDRKWVCGRQIEIQFAQGDRKTPGQMKTKERHSPRSFSRYDDHDRDGRRRRSRSRSYERRRSRSPSYERRPRRSESPRDSRSYGRRRRSRSHENDRYRPPQREHHRAHRGGPASRSRSPSHSPSADRFKAKGRRSHSPSKSPSPAVDDFRPTSGSRDSQKESHVRSPSRSCSRSVSRSRSRSRSWAGRKSGGH